Proteins encoded together in one Impatiens glandulifera chromosome 1, dImpGla2.1, whole genome shotgun sequence window:
- the LOC124921944 gene encoding ubiquitin receptor RAD23b-like, with product MGGGNWDKETVTRALRAAYNNPERAVDYLYSGIPETTDVPHFPTSQVALEGTGMGTVSNASSIGAPNSSPLNLFPQKVVFGVGNDGLGSLVFLRSNQQFQALRTMVQSNPQILQVSYLQLLRLIQEHHTEFLQLLNEPSDVFEGDMLDHADQEMRHSISVTPVEQEAIARLEAMGFDRAVVIEAFLACDRNEELDVNYLLEQTEDYED from the exons ATGGGAGGTGGCAACTGGGATAAGGAAACTGTCACTCGAGCTCTTCGAGCTGCTTACAACAATCCTGAGCGAGCTGTAGATTACTTATATTCA GGAATTCCAGAAACAACAGATGTGCCTCACTTTCCTACAAGTCAGGTTGCCTTGGAAGGGACTGGAATGGGCACAGTTTCTAATGCTTCTTCTATCGGAGCTCCCAATTCATCTCCACTGAACTTGTTTCCGCAG AAAGTAGTTTTTGGTGTTGGCAACGATGGACTTGGTTCTCTTGTTTTTCTCAGAAGCAACCAACAG TTCCAAGCATTACGCACTATGGTTCAATCAAATCCACAAATTTTACAGGT ATCATATCTTCAACTGTTAAGACTTATACAAGAGCATCACACAGAGTTTCTTCAACTGCTTAATGAGCCTAGCGACGTTTTTGAAGG CGATATGCTCGACCATGCCGATCAGGAAATGCGTCATTCTATCAGTGTCACACCAGTAGAGCAGGAAGCAATTGCACGT CTTGAGGCAATGGGATTTGACAGAGCCGTTGTAATTGAGGCATTCCTTGCCTGTGATCGTAATGAGGAATTGGATGTTAACTATTTGTTAGAGCAAACGGAAGACTACGAGGATTGA